The window GCCTGGCGCACGTTGCGCGTCACCGCGAAGACCAGTCCGGCCAGGATGAAGGAGAAGGGCACGATGCGGTCGGCCATGCGCACGGCCTGGCTGTGGACCTCGGCGCGCATGGACTCGGACTCGGTGATGACCTGGGCGATCTGCGCCAGGCGGGTGTGGTCGCCCACGCCCTCGGCCAGGATGGTCAGGTCGCCTTCCTCCACCACGGTGCCCGCCAGCACCTCGTGGCCCACGGCCTTGCGCACGGCCAGGGGTTCCCCGGTCATGGACGACTGGTTGACCATGGCCGTGCCGTCGGCCACCACGCCGTCCACGGGGATGGCCAGGCCGGACTTGACGATGACCAGATCGCCCGCCTGCAACTCGCCAGCGGGGATGCGCACGGGCTGGCCCTGGCGCAGCACCCAGGCGGGCCGGTCCTCGCCGCGCAGCATGGCCGCGATGTTGCCGCGCGATTTTTCGCGGGTCCATTCCTCCAGGGTCTCGCTGATGTCCAGCAGCAGGAAGATGGTCCCGGCGGTGTTGAAGTCGCGCAGGGCCAGGGACGAGCCGATGGCTGCGGCGTCGAGCACGGCCACGTCGAGCCTGCCCCGGGCCAGGGAGCGCAGCCCGCCGAGCAAAAGCGGCGCCACCTGCCAGGCCAGCCACCAGGGCCGCAGCCACATGGGCATGAACAGACGGCGCAGATAGAAATTGGCCACCTTGCGGGCGATGATCAGGACGGGGTGCTCCAGGGCCCCGCGCTGGCGGTCGGCCTGGCAGACCCCGGGCAGCAGGCATTCGGCGCCGGGGGGCGTGCGGCGGCACACGGCGGGTTGGCAGCAGGCGTCTTCGGCCAGGGCCGGGAGCCCGGGGTCTGGCGCGGGGGGCTGGGCCTGGGCCAGCAGGATGTCCACGGCCAGGGCCGTGAGGGCCTCGTCGGCGCGCAGCAGGAGCAGGGCCCGGCGGGTGCGCGGGCTGTAGGTGATGTCCAGGGCCTGGCCGCGCAGGGCGGGGGCGGCCTCCAGGGCCCTTGTGGCGGCTTCCAGGGCCGCCGCGCTGCCCGGGGTGAAGCGGATGCGCCCGGGAATCTGGTGGTTGACGAGCATGGTCCTTGGGGGGCTGGGGTGGGCGCGCGGGCGCGCGAGTTCGCCCGGGCCCTGCGGGGCCCGGGGAGGTGCCGTGTCGTGGGGCGGGTCGCGGGGCTAGGCCCCGGCGGAGCCCTTGCCGCCCCGGCCCCGGGCCGGGCCCTTGGCCCCCGCGCGCGGGCCTTTGCCCTTGGGCGCGGCGCCGCTTCCGCCCGTCTTGGGCCTGGCGGCGGGCTTGGTCGCTGCGGCCTTGGACCCAGCGGTCGCCGTGGCGGCGGGCTTGCCCTTGGCCTCTCCCCCGCGGGGGCCCTTGCCCCTGCCCTTGGGAGCGGTCCCGGCGCCGGGTGCCGCCTCGGCCCGGGCGTCTTCCTTGGCCTGGGCCTGCTGGCGGTGGCGGGCCTCGGCCAGGGAGTCCTCCACGTCCTCCATGATCCGCTCGGCCCAGGCCAGCAGATTCTCCTTGATGCCGTAGCCGCCGCGCACCAGCCCGGCCAGGGTCTGGCGGGCCTGCTCGTCGCCCTTGCAGGCGGCAGCGCCCGCCGCACCCAGGGCCGCCCCGGCGAGGAAGTATCCGATGTTGCTCATGGCCGGGACGCCTCCTCGGGCGCTACGGCCTCGCCCCCCTGGGGCCGGGCCATTTCACGGGCCTGGGCCACGGCCTGCTCCACCAGGGGCAAAAGCCGGTCGCGGTGGCGCCAGGCCAGGTAGCAGGCCGCGCCAACGGCGGCCCCGGCCACCAGCAATAGCGCCTTTTCTCCAAGTTCTTTCATAGGAAACTCCGCTGTGGGTAGAGGATTGGAACTCGAGTCTAGCACGGCAGGGCCGCCGGGAAAAGCCCTAGCCGTCGCCCTGGCGGTCTTTTTGCACGCTGGCCCGGCAGGCCTCGCACAGGCCGTAGAGCAGCATCTTGTGCCCGGTCAGCTCGAAGCCGTGGCGCCGGGCCAGGGCTTCCTGCAGGGCCTCGATCCGCGGGTCGAGGACTTCGATGTTGCGGTCGCACGCGGTGCAGATGATGTGGTCGTGATGGGCGCGGCCATAGTCGTACTCGTAGCGCGCCACGCCGTCGCCCAGGCGCAGCTCGCGGGCCAGCCCGGCCTCCTCCAGCAGCCTGAGGGTCCGGTAGACCGTGGCCAGGCCCAGGCCGGGGTCCATGTCCCGGGCGAGCTGGTGCAGCTCCTCGGGGGTCATGTGGTCGTGGTGGTCCATGAAGATCCGCAGCACCACCTGGCGCTGGGGGGTGAGCTTCTGGTTCTTGCCAGCCAGAAACTGCCGGAAGACGTCGATGGGGTCTTTCATGGGCGGTCTCGCTGCGCCGGGGTTGCCGCGCCGGACCGGCCCGCGCGTGGATGGGGACGCGCGGGCCGGAGGGCGGGAGTGGCGGGCGCGGCGGGAGCCCCGCGCCCGTCCGCACTAGAGGCGGGTGCCGACCTGGTACACCAACGTGGCCGCGCCGAAGGCCAGGGCCGTGTTGAAGACCATGGAGAAGGCGGCCCACTTCCAGGACGATTCCTTGGCGATGGCCACCACCGTGACGAAGCACGGGGCGTAGAGCATGGTGAACACCAACAGGCTGATGGCCGTCCAGGCGTTGAAGGCCGGGTCGGCGGCCAGGCGGGCCGACAGGCTGTCGGTCTCCTCGGGGTCCACCTCGCCCAGGGAGTAGGCCGTGCCCAGGGTGGAGACGATGACCTCCTTGGCCGCGAACCCGCCCACCAGGGCGATGTTGGTGCGCCAGTCGTAGCCGGCCAGGCTGGTCAGGCCCTCCAGGGCCGTGCCCACGCGCCCGGCCAGGGAGTTGCGCAGGGCGGCCTCGGCTTCGAAGTTGTCCACTTCGGCCAGGCGGTCCTCGAAGGCGGCCAGGGCGTCCTCGGCGGCGCCTGCCTGGCTGGCGGTCTCCATTTCGGCCTCGATGGCCGCGCGCTGCTCCTCGAACTCCCCGGCGCGCTCCTCGGGCAGGCCGGGGAAGGTCATGGCCGCCCACAAGAGGATGGAGATGGCCAGGATGATGGTACCGGCCT is drawn from Desulfocurvus vexinensis DSM 17965 and contains these coding sequences:
- a CDS encoding Fur family transcriptional regulator yields the protein MKDPIDVFRQFLAGKNQKLTPQRQVVLRIFMDHHDHMTPEELHQLARDMDPGLGLATVYRTLRLLEEAGLARELRLGDGVARYEYDYGRAHHDHIICTACDRNIEVLDPRIEALQEALARRHGFELTGHKMLLYGLCEACRASVQKDRQGDG
- a CDS encoding heavy metal translocating P-type ATPase, giving the protein MLVNHQIPGRIRFTPGSAAALEAATRALEAAPALRGQALDITYSPRTRRALLLLRADEALTALAVDILLAQAQPPAPDPGLPALAEDACCQPAVCRRTPPGAECLLPGVCQADRQRGALEHPVLIIARKVANFYLRRLFMPMWLRPWWLAWQVAPLLLGGLRSLARGRLDVAVLDAAAIGSSLALRDFNTAGTIFLLLDISETLEEWTREKSRGNIAAMLRGEDRPAWVLRQGQPVRIPAGELQAGDLVIVKSGLAIPVDGVVADGTAMVNQSSMTGEPLAVRKAVGHEVLAGTVVEEGDLTILAEGVGDHTRLAQIAQVITESESMRAEVHSQAVRMADRIVPFSFILAGLVFAVTRNVRQAAAVLLADYSCAIKLSTPLAVRAAILEAARRGVLVKGGKHLEALARADAIILDKTGTLTQARPSVVDVCPVGDYSREYILRHAACLEEHFPHPVAEAVVRKAEEEGLDHRERHAEVEYILAHGISSTLDGQRVLLGSRHFVHEDEGVDLDPAEESIRRCAASGHTALYMAIGGQLAGVICIEDPIHPDAPRFMRRLENMGLSRIIMLTGDGEASARRVAEELGIKEYRAGVLPTDKTAIVDELRAAGLTVAMVGDGINDSAALTRADVGVSMKHGADIAREACDVLLTTPRLDGLLDTMAIARRAMRRIRRNYGFIVGSNTLFIALGVAGLISPALLALLHNAGTVLTCAHSMRPVLPRH